One window of Brachybacterium ginsengisoli genomic DNA carries:
- a CDS encoding DUF885 domain-containing protein, whose protein sequence is MPETSAAPSAAPAPRPATALDRLADEYVDLSVRLDPFLATSLGVPGYDAEVTDYSPAANEERTEAARTLLRRVAEVADEDAVDAVTRAALTERLGLEIERAEKRLDIAAVNNLASPLQSRDVLDQMPTDTAEDWQVIAARMEKMPRSLSSWVESLHEAAEHGVISARRQLQLGAEQARGYAAPDGFFTTFAAEAVGDDPQRERVAEAARTAAQGYLDLADALEELAPSAPEKDALGRDAYGLASRTFLGTEIDIDETYAWGIAELRSVVAEQEEVAARINERAGNGAGRSVEAAKAALRADPARVLHGTEELREWMQQLSDAAIEDLRDTHFDIPEPLRRLECRIAKTGSGGIYYTGPSEDLSRPGRMWWDVPAGTTEFHTWLETTTVYHEGVPGHHLQVGIQTMQASILNRWRAMMCWVSGHGEGWALYAERLMDQLGYLSDDGDRLGMLDAQRLRAGRVVLDIGLHCELPMPEDLAGSAGGEWTYDTAWDFMSAHWGVTEAEQRFELHRYLGLPGQAPSYKIGQRVWEQLRHDAEAAGTDAREFHRRALELGGLPLSVLEEALR, encoded by the coding sequence ATGCCCGAGACCTCTGCTGCCCCGTCGGCCGCGCCCGCGCCCCGCCCCGCCACCGCTCTGGACCGCCTGGCCGACGAGTACGTCGACCTGAGCGTCCGCCTGGACCCGTTCCTCGCCACCTCGCTCGGCGTGCCCGGCTACGACGCCGAGGTCACCGACTACTCCCCCGCCGCGAACGAGGAGCGCACCGAGGCCGCACGGACCCTGCTGCGCCGCGTCGCCGAGGTCGCCGACGAGGACGCCGTGGACGCCGTCACCCGCGCCGCGCTCACCGAGCGCCTGGGCCTGGAGATCGAGCGGGCCGAGAAGCGGCTCGACATCGCCGCGGTCAACAACCTCGCCTCTCCTCTGCAGTCCCGCGACGTGCTCGACCAGATGCCCACCGACACCGCCGAGGACTGGCAGGTGATCGCCGCCCGCATGGAGAAGATGCCCCGCTCCCTGAGCAGCTGGGTCGAATCCCTCCACGAGGCCGCGGAGCACGGCGTGATCTCCGCCCGCCGCCAGCTGCAGCTCGGTGCGGAGCAGGCCCGCGGCTATGCAGCACCCGACGGCTTCTTCACGACCTTCGCCGCCGAGGCCGTGGGCGATGACCCGCAGCGGGAGCGGGTGGCCGAGGCGGCCCGCACCGCCGCCCAGGGCTACCTGGACCTCGCCGACGCGCTCGAGGAGCTCGCCCCCTCCGCCCCCGAGAAGGATGCCCTGGGTCGCGACGCGTACGGCCTGGCCTCGCGCACCTTCCTGGGCACCGAGATCGACATCGACGAGACCTACGCCTGGGGCATCGCGGAGCTGCGCTCCGTGGTCGCGGAGCAGGAGGAGGTCGCCGCACGCATCAACGAGCGCGCCGGCAACGGTGCGGGTCGCTCCGTCGAGGCGGCGAAGGCCGCGCTCCGCGCCGACCCCGCCCGCGTGCTCCATGGGACCGAGGAGCTGCGCGAGTGGATGCAGCAGCTCAGCGACGCGGCGATCGAGGATCTCCGCGACACCCACTTCGACATCCCCGAGCCGCTGCGCCGCCTCGAGTGCCGCATCGCGAAGACCGGCTCCGGCGGCATCTACTACACCGGCCCCAGCGAGGACCTCAGCCGCCCGGGCCGCATGTGGTGGGACGTGCCCGCGGGCACCACCGAGTTCCACACCTGGCTCGAGACCACCACCGTCTATCACGAGGGCGTGCCGGGCCATCATCTCCAGGTCGGCATCCAGACCATGCAGGCCAGCATCCTGAACCGCTGGCGCGCCATGATGTGCTGGGTCTCCGGGCACGGCGAGGGCTGGGCGCTGTATGCCGAGCGGCTGATGGACCAGCTGGGATACCTCTCCGACGACGGCGACCGGCTCGGGATGCTCGATGCGCAGCGCCTGCGCGCCGGGCGCGTCGTGCTCGACATCGGCCTGCACTGCGAGCTGCCGATGCCCGAGGACCTCGCCGGCTCCGCGGGCGGCGAGTGGACCTACGACACGGCCTGGGACTTCATGAGCGCCCACTGGGGCGTCACCGAGGCGGAGCAGCGCTTCGAGCTGCACCGCTACCTGGGCTTGCCGGGGCAGGCCCCGTCCTACAAGATCGGTCAGCGCGTCTGGGAGCAGCTGCGCCACGACGCCGAGGCCGCCGGCACCGATGCGCGTG
- a CDS encoding acyl-CoA carboxylase subunit beta, translated as MTDAPRPLTTAQRLEDLRERDAAAVSAADGIAVQKQHARGKKTARERISDLLDDGSFVETDRFVRHQARSFGIDAKRPDGDGIITGYGTIDGRQVCVYSQDFTVFGGSLGEAHGRKIQKIQDLALSTGVPIIGILDGGGARIQEGVASLAMFAGIFKRNTRASGVIPQISLIMGPAAGGAVYSPALTDFIVMVEKTSHMFITGPDVIRTVTGEDVGFEELGGARTHSSRSGVAHYMAPDEAEAIEYVKDLLSYLPANTLSPAPSFPAPFEEGLTATDTALDSLIPDSPNQPYDMLTVLRTVLDDEEFLEVQPLFAPNVLVGFGRVEGFSVGIIANQPSHLAGTLDIDASEKAARFVRLCDANNIPVLTFVDVPGFLPGTDQEYGGIIRRGAKLLYAYAEATVPLITVITRKAYGGAYIVMGSKELGADINLAWPTAQIAVMGSQGAVNILHRGDLREVTEQGGDVAAARARYEAEYEEQFATPYTAAERGWIDGVIRPAETRLEVARALRVLRTKRDSLPTKKHGNIPL; from the coding sequence GTGACCGACGCCCCGAGGCCGCTCACCACCGCCCAGCGACTCGAGGACCTGCGCGAGCGTGATGCCGCCGCGGTCTCCGCCGCCGATGGGATCGCGGTGCAGAAGCAGCACGCCCGAGGCAAGAAGACGGCCCGCGAGCGCATCTCCGACCTGCTGGACGACGGCTCCTTCGTCGAGACCGACCGCTTCGTGCGCCACCAGGCCCGCAGCTTCGGCATCGATGCCAAGCGCCCCGACGGCGACGGCATCATCACCGGCTACGGCACCATCGACGGCCGCCAGGTCTGCGTGTACTCGCAGGACTTCACCGTCTTCGGCGGGTCGCTCGGCGAGGCCCACGGCCGCAAGATCCAGAAGATCCAGGACCTCGCGCTGAGCACCGGGGTCCCGATCATCGGGATCCTCGACGGCGGCGGCGCCCGCATCCAGGAGGGCGTGGCCTCCCTGGCGATGTTCGCCGGCATCTTCAAGCGGAACACCCGCGCCTCCGGCGTGATCCCGCAGATCTCCCTGATCATGGGGCCCGCCGCGGGCGGCGCCGTGTACTCCCCCGCGCTGACGGACTTCATCGTGATGGTCGAGAAGACCTCCCACATGTTCATCACCGGGCCCGACGTGATCCGCACGGTCACCGGCGAGGACGTCGGCTTCGAGGAGCTCGGCGGTGCCCGCACCCACTCCTCCCGCTCGGGGGTCGCGCACTACATGGCACCCGACGAGGCCGAGGCGATCGAGTACGTCAAGGACCTGCTGAGCTATCTGCCGGCCAACACGCTGAGCCCGGCGCCGTCGTTCCCGGCCCCCTTCGAGGAGGGCCTCACCGCGACGGACACCGCGCTGGACTCGCTGATCCCCGACTCCCCCAACCAGCCCTACGACATGCTCACGGTGCTGCGCACGGTGCTCGACGACGAGGAGTTCCTCGAGGTCCAGCCGCTGTTCGCCCCGAACGTGCTGGTGGGCTTCGGCCGCGTCGAGGGCTTCAGCGTCGGCATCATCGCCAACCAGCCCTCGCACCTCGCGGGCACGCTGGACATCGACGCCTCCGAGAAGGCGGCGCGCTTCGTGCGCCTGTGCGACGCGAACAACATCCCGGTGCTCACCTTCGTGGACGTGCCCGGCTTCCTGCCCGGCACCGACCAGGAGTACGGCGGCATCATCCGTCGCGGCGCGAAGCTCCTGTACGCCTACGCGGAGGCGACGGTCCCGCTGATCACCGTCATCACCCGCAAGGCCTACGGCGGCGCCTACATCGTGATGGGCTCGAAGGAGCTCGGCGCGGACATCAACCTCGCCTGGCCCACCGCGCAGATCGCGGTGATGGGATCGCAGGGTGCGGTGAACATCCTCCACCGCGGCGACCTGCGCGAGGTCACCGAGCAGGGCGGCGACGTCGCGGCGGCCCGCGCCCGGTACGAGGCGGAGTACGAGGAGCAGTTCGCGACCCCGTACACGGCCGCGGAGCGCGGCTGGATCGACGGCGTGATCCGTCCCGCCGAGACCCGGCTCGAGGTCGCCCGCGCCCTGCGCGTCCTGCGCACCAAGCGCGACTCCCTGCCCACCAAGAAGCACGGGAACATCCCGCTGTGA